Proteins from a single region of Methanobrevibacter oralis:
- a CDS encoding nucleoside/nucleotide kinase family protein, giving the protein MKFIVIDGLDGSGKDTQINLLADMYKKQGKNVVIRSHPCNDNRYGRKSKEALVKTGKFNHIKATIYFGLDAIRSVHKYSRNEDIDVLIFSRYILAVIYLPNVINVVVYKIVAFVLPTSNCMFFLDVSPEESLKRINSRNEDIEMFENLESLIKAREKSKKVTYNWNVISADDSIEVISKKIKEKCLES; this is encoded by the coding sequence ATGAAATTTATTGTTATTGATGGATTAGATGGCTCAGGTAAAGATACTCAAATTAATTTACTTGCAGATATGTATAAGAAACAAGGAAAAAATGTGGTGATTAGGTCTCATCCATGTAATGACAATAGATATGGCCGAAAATCTAAAGAAGCTTTAGTTAAAACAGGTAAATTTAACCATATAAAAGCTACAATATATTTTGGACTTGATGCAATAAGGTCGGTTCATAAATATTCTCGTAATGAAGATATTGATGTTTTAATATTTTCAAGATATATTCTTGCTGTTATTTATCTTCCAAATGTAATTAATGTTGTAGTTTATAAAATCGTTGCTTTCGTACTTCCAACGTCAAATTGTATGTTTTTCTTAGATGTTTCACCAGAAGAATCTCTAAAACGTATAAATTCTAGAAATGAAGATATTGAAATGTTTGAAAACTTAGAATCTTTAATAAAAGCTCGTGAAAAGTCAAAAAAAGTTACATATAATTGGAATGTTATTTCAGCTGATGATTCAATAGAAGTGATTAGTAAAAAAATAAAAGAAAAGTGTTTAGAATCATAA